In the Nitrospirales bacterium LBB_01 genome, one interval contains:
- a CDS encoding MoxR family ATPase, with translation MPEIKNEAISAILKELSKYLQGKENALKLSLIAFFSRGHLLIEDLPGLGKTTLAIGIARALGLTFGRIQCTSDLLPTDITGLSIFNKAKGEFEFRKGPIFSNIVLVDEINRATPKTQSALLEAMGEKQVTIEETTYKLARPFFVIATQNPIEHYGTFPLPESQLDRFMMKIGIGYPNRKAEMDIIRGGSRREELYSLKPFLNSEDCVNIQDSIRKNVFISEKILDYSLNIIEATRTSKHLIAGVSTRGALALAHTARAHAFFDGRDYVIPEDIKALAEFTIPHRVLFKEEFDADTKREIIRSLLEKIPTPL, from the coding sequence ATGCCGGAAATTAAAAATGAAGCCATATCAGCTATTTTAAAAGAGCTTTCAAAGTATCTTCAAGGTAAGGAAAATGCTTTAAAGCTGTCTTTGATAGCGTTTTTTTCACGCGGACATCTCCTTATTGAGGACTTGCCGGGGCTTGGTAAAACTACACTTGCTATAGGCATTGCCAGAGCGCTAGGGCTTACGTTTGGCAGAATTCAGTGCACAAGCGACCTTCTGCCAACAGACATAACCGGTCTTTCCATTTTTAACAAGGCTAAGGGGGAATTTGAATTTCGTAAGGGGCCAATTTTCAGTAACATCGTCCTCGTTGATGAGATAAACAGGGCAACCCCTAAGACCCAAAGCGCACTCCTTGAGGCTATGGGGGAAAAACAGGTAACAATTGAGGAGACAACCTACAAGCTTGCCAGACCGTTTTTTGTCATAGCCACCCAGAACCCGATTGAACATTATGGAACGTTTCCCCTTCCAGAGTCTCAACTGGACAGGTTTATGATGAAAATCGGTATCGGTTATCCTAACAGGAAAGCTGAGATGGATATTATAAGGGGAGGCAGCAGACGTGAGGAGTTGTACTCGTTAAAGCCGTTTTTAAACAGTGAGGACTGTGTTAATATTCAAGACAGCATTCGTAAAAACGTTTTTATATCCGAAAAAATTCTTGACTATTCGTTAAATATCATAGAGGCGACACGCACGAGCAAACACCTTATAGCAGGTGTGTCCACCCGCGGAGCGCTTGCTTTAGCCCACACAGCCCGGGCACATGCCTTCTTTGACGGCAGAGATTACGTAATCCCAGAGGATATAAAAGCGCTGGCTGAGTTTACCATCCCTCACAGGGTGCTCTTTAAGGAGGAGTTTGACGCCGATACCAAAAGGGAGATAATAAGATCGCTCTTAGAAAAAATTCCCACCCCTCTGTAA
- a CDS encoding sodium-translocating pyrophosphatase, whose product MENVLLALIFGISIVGIIVAFMFAKWVLAKDDGTDNMRAISDAIREGANAFLKRQYKTIVLLAAIFSVVLFIGYGIIRQHQDFDPVSSSIELSIWITLSFVFGAICSLFAGYIGMWVSIRSNIRTASAARYSVNDALQIALRGGAVSGLMVVCMSLLGVTGLYVLVKVFSNVEATKIPFMIVGYGFGASFVALFAQLGGGIYTKAADVGADLVGKVEAGIPEDDPRNPAVIADLVGDNVGDCAGRGADLFESTAAENIGAMILAAVMAKGIPGVDPLWVIGVMMFPLLARAFGIIASIVGILFVKIREDEEPMAGLNRGYYVTVVLAIIGLAIASKILFAHPDYPSAWIYLFMAGVVGVLTSVVFIYITEYYTEFRFRPVRSIAESSQTGPATNIITGVAIGLECTAPTAIAISASLLIAYYLGLHSGFPNAGIFGTAVATMGMLGPAAYVLAMDTFGPISDNAGGIIEMSDQPEDVRNRTDKLDAAGNTTKALTKGYAIGSAALAAFLLFRAYLDEVSNYGHKIESVDLADPVVFVGALLGAALVFIFSALAVKAVGTAAYYVIQDVRDQFREKPGILAGTEKPDYGRCVDIVTKGALKQMVLPGLVATLSPIVVGLLFKQVGKGAEAVAALIMVGTIAGILMATFFNNAGGAWDNAKKFIEAGNMGGKGSFAHKAAVAGDTVGDPFKDTAGPSLHVLIKLLSTITLVLAPLFI is encoded by the coding sequence ATGGAAAATGTCTTGCTGGCGCTGATATTCGGTATCAGCATTGTTGGCATTATCGTAGCTTTCATGTTTGCCAAATGGGTTTTAGCAAAAGATGACGGCACGGACAACATGAGAGCTATATCGGATGCTATAAGAGAGGGTGCCAATGCCTTTTTAAAAAGGCAGTATAAAACGATAGTATTACTTGCAGCGATTTTTTCGGTGGTGTTATTCATAGGATATGGGATCATAAGGCAGCACCAGGATTTTGACCCTGTCTCTTCAAGCATTGAGCTGTCTATATGGATAACCTTATCTTTTGTCTTCGGGGCGATATGCTCACTGTTTGCCGGTTACATCGGCATGTGGGTCAGTATAAGAAGTAACATAAGAACAGCTTCTGCAGCCCGTTACAGTGTAAACGATGCTCTGCAGATAGCTCTCAGGGGCGGCGCAGTATCCGGCCTTATGGTGGTCTGTATGAGCTTGCTTGGTGTTACCGGTCTTTATGTGCTGGTTAAAGTATTTTCAAACGTGGAGGCCACTAAGATTCCATTTATGATAGTAGGTTATGGTTTTGGCGCTTCTTTTGTGGCACTGTTTGCCCAGTTAGGCGGCGGTATTTACACTAAGGCAGCTGATGTGGGCGCTGACCTTGTTGGAAAGGTAGAGGCAGGAATCCCAGAGGATGATCCAAGAAACCCGGCTGTTATTGCCGACCTGGTTGGCGACAACGTTGGTGACTGCGCAGGCCGTGGTGCCGACCTTTTTGAGTCCACCGCTGCTGAGAACATCGGAGCTATGATTTTGGCTGCCGTTATGGCCAAAGGCATACCTGGCGTTGACCCGCTTTGGGTTATAGGCGTTATGATGTTCCCATTGCTTGCCAGAGCTTTTGGCATAATAGCGTCAATTGTGGGTATTTTGTTTGTTAAAATCAGAGAAGACGAGGAACCTATGGCCGGGCTTAACAGGGGTTACTATGTAACTGTTGTGCTGGCCATAATTGGTCTTGCTATAGCAAGTAAAATTCTGTTTGCACATCCTGACTATCCCAGCGCATGGATATACCTGTTTATGGCTGGAGTTGTAGGTGTGTTGACATCGGTTGTGTTTATTTACATCACTGAGTACTACACAGAGTTTAGGTTCAGACCTGTTCGCTCCATAGCTGAGTCAAGTCAGACAGGCCCTGCCACAAACATCATAACCGGTGTGGCAATAGGACTTGAATGTACAGCGCCTACAGCGATTGCAATATCAGCCTCTTTGCTGATAGCCTACTACTTAGGGCTCCATTCTGGATTTCCAAACGCAGGAATTTTTGGCACAGCAGTTGCGACGATGGGAATGCTTGGGCCGGCCGCTTATGTTCTAGCTATGGACACTTTTGGACCAATTTCTGACAACGCCGGCGGTATTATCGAAATGAGCGACCAGCCGGAGGACGTAAGAAACAGAACAGATAAACTTGACGCAGCCGGTAACACTACAAAGGCGCTTACAAAGGGTTATGCAATAGGCTCAGCAGCACTTGCTGCCTTCTTGCTCTTCAGAGCATACCTTGATGAGGTCAGCAACTATGGACATAAAATAGAGTCAGTTGATTTGGCTGATCCGGTAGTGTTTGTTGGAGCGCTACTTGGCGCAGCCCTTGTGTTTATCTTCTCAGCGCTTGCAGTTAAGGCAGTAGGAACGGCAGCTTACTACGTCATTCAGGACGTGAGAGACCAGTTCAGGGAAAAACCCGGTATTTTAGCCGGAACAGAGAAGCCAGATTATGGCCGCTGTGTTGATATCGTAACAAAGGGAGCACTTAAGCAGATGGTTCTTCCAGGTCTTGTAGCAACGCTTAGCCCTATTGTTGTGGGATTGTTGTTTAAGCAGGTTGGAAAGGGCGCTGAGGCTGTGGCGGCGCTTATTATGGTTGGAACAATTGCCGGAATTCTAATGGCAACGTTTTTTAATAACGCAGGCGGTGCATGGGATAACGCTAAGAAATTCATTGAAGCCGGAAATATGGGCGGTAAAGGCTCCTTTGCTCACAAGGCCGCTGTTGCCGGTGACACTGTTGGCGATCCATTTAAAGACACCGCAGGCCCCTCGCTTCACGTGTTAATTAAACTCCTTTCCACTATCACTCTCGTTTTAGCACCTCTTTTCATTTAA
- the hslU gene encoding ATP-dependent protease ATPase subunit HslU encodes MDNLTPRKIVEELDKYIIGQNAAKRAVAIALRNRWRRQQLTHELRDEVLPKNIIMIGPTGVGKTEIARRLAKLAAAPFIKVEASKFTEVGYVGRDVESMIRDLTEIGVNMVKDEHFTKIQERARSLAEERMLDILLPPYKGMKGLSPSLEDKQKQSETREKFRDKLRGGKLDSKYVEIDVKERVMPFGVISNIGLEDLEINLKEMLGSFLPEKAKKKKMRVPDALTLIIKDEANKLIDMEAVTKEAITRTEQTGMVFIDEVDKIASRGSSHGPDVSREGVQRDLLPIVEGTTVTTKHGPVKTDHVLFIAAGAFHVSKPSDLIPELQGRFPIRVELEALGKVEFIRILTEPSNALIKQYVALLATENYKLEFIEESIDEIAEIATQVNERTENIGARRLQTVLEKLLEDVSFDAPDTTDGSLVVDRKYVADKLADIVKNEDLSRYIL; translated from the coding sequence ATGGATAATCTCACTCCCAGAAAAATCGTAGAGGAACTTGATAAGTATATAATAGGCCAAAACGCTGCAAAGCGCGCCGTTGCTATAGCTCTTAGAAACCGATGGAGACGTCAGCAACTGACACATGAGCTGCGAGATGAGGTGCTCCCTAAAAATATCATCATGATTGGCCCCACCGGTGTTGGTAAAACCGAAATAGCCCGACGGCTTGCCAAACTTGCCGCCGCTCCTTTTATAAAAGTGGAGGCTTCCAAGTTTACCGAGGTCGGATATGTAGGACGTGATGTTGAATCTATGATAAGAGATTTAACTGAAATCGGCGTTAATATGGTTAAGGATGAGCATTTTACTAAAATCCAGGAACGTGCCCGCTCTCTTGCCGAGGAGCGTATGCTGGATATTTTATTGCCGCCATATAAGGGTATGAAGGGGTTAAGCCCGTCTCTTGAGGACAAACAAAAACAGTCCGAGACAAGAGAGAAATTCAGGGATAAACTCAGAGGCGGCAAGCTTGATTCAAAATACGTTGAAATTGACGTAAAGGAAAGAGTGATGCCCTTTGGCGTTATATCAAATATTGGGCTTGAAGACCTTGAAATAAACTTAAAGGAAATGCTTGGCAGTTTCCTGCCTGAGAAGGCTAAAAAGAAAAAAATGAGAGTTCCCGACGCTCTCACTCTAATTATCAAAGATGAGGCTAATAAGCTGATAGACATGGAGGCGGTAACCAAAGAGGCCATTACCAGAACCGAGCAGACAGGAATGGTCTTCATAGACGAGGTGGATAAGATTGCCTCACGGGGTTCGTCTCACGGCCCTGACGTCTCACGCGAGGGCGTGCAAAGAGACCTCTTGCCAATTGTTGAGGGGACAACGGTAACAACCAAACACGGCCCTGTTAAGACTGACCATGTGCTTTTCATAGCGGCTGGCGCATTTCACGTGTCAAAGCCCTCGGATTTGATTCCTGAGCTTCAAGGGCGCTTTCCTATCAGAGTTGAGCTTGAAGCGCTTGGTAAAGTAGAATTTATCAGGATTCTTACCGAGCCAAGTAACGCTCTCATAAAGCAGTACGTGGCTCTCCTTGCTACCGAAAACTATAAACTTGAATTCATTGAAGAGTCCATTGATGAGATAGCGGAAATTGCAACACAGGTCAATGAAAGAACAGAAAACATAGGCGCAAGACGGTTGCAAACAGTGCTTGAGAAACTACTTGAAGACGTTTCCTTTGACGCCCCTGATACAACCGACGGCAGTCTCGTGGTGGACAGAAAGTATGTCGCTGACAAACTGGCAGATATAGTCAAAAATGAGGATTTAAGCAGATACATACTATAG
- a CDS encoding septal ring lytic transglycosylase RlpA family protein: MVASWYGPDFHGKPTASGEIYDMNAMTAAHKTLPFGTILRVTNPNSGASAKVVVNDRGPFIAGRDLDLSYSAAKDIGVYGPGTLTVEVDYLGRDMKYVKYIKVSDAVASAALSSSGYTIQIGAFAEQQNALRLKSSLEFEYKGVYIKQISANGKTFYRVRVGKYNDKTKAIEYAKGLAEVGYDTLVTAAD, from the coding sequence ATGGTGGCATCGTGGTATGGCCCTGATTTTCACGGTAAACCAACGGCATCTGGTGAAATTTATGACATGAACGCCATGACGGCAGCACATAAGACACTGCCATTTGGCACAATCCTACGGGTCACAAATCCAAACAGCGGGGCATCGGCAAAGGTAGTGGTTAACGACAGGGGGCCTTTTATTGCAGGACGCGATTTGGATTTGTCTTATAGCGCAGCTAAAGATATTGGAGTTTACGGCCCAGGCACTCTGACTGTTGAGGTTGATTATCTTGGCAGAGATATGAAATATGTTAAATACATAAAGGTCTCAGACGCTGTTGCCTCCGCTGCCTTATCCTCATCAGGATATACGATTCAGATTGGCGCCTTTGCGGAACAGCAAAACGCTCTTAGGCTTAAGAGTTCTCTTGAGTTTGAGTACAAGGGGGTTTATATAAAACAGATTTCAGCTAACGGTAAGACCTTTTACAGAGTGCGTGTCGGTAAGTATAATGATAAGACCAAAGCCATAGAGTACGCTAAGGGCCTTGCCGAGGTCGGATACGATACGCTTGTAACAGCGGCTGATTAA
- a CDS encoding lysophospholipid acyltransferase family protein yields MAYLQTIRGFLNPAAFLKWLYWRYLRLLFSEFPVELVNTIMSFLARLQMSSNRQRKIITLEELYKSGLIDDSCNTRETLHVVFQTQLNSWAKLCYLRKINSSNIEDYIAIEGAKHLDNALKRNKGALLLNSHFGPYMMVMPALGYRGYRVNQVAIQGDPPTVARKGFYWYANEAKFQAVEKLMPVNFINASIPIGDKNGLRNMSMRDVMLALQRNEVVLFPSTGRGGRKWAEAQFLGRTVNFNISPFKLAVKTGTALLPVFLIDLRDGVAKMVVEPALDVSESDTSETLLDKYLAVLTKYVRLHPEQFAYFLYEMKLNSWWDDHPFFTDYKTSRLSVKKT; encoded by the coding sequence ATGGCATATCTTCAAACAATAAGAGGGTTTTTAAATCCTGCCGCTTTTCTGAAGTGGCTTTACTGGCGGTATTTGAGATTGCTTTTTTCAGAGTTTCCGGTTGAGTTGGTTAATACAATCATGTCGTTTTTAGCGCGCCTGCAAATGTCATCAAACAGACAACGCAAGATTATAACACTTGAGGAGCTTTACAAATCAGGCTTAATAGATGATAGCTGCAATACGCGGGAGACGTTGCATGTTGTATTTCAAACCCAGTTAAATTCATGGGCAAAACTCTGTTATCTACGAAAAATCAACAGCAGCAACATTGAAGACTATATTGCAATTGAGGGGGCAAAGCACCTTGACAACGCTCTTAAAAGAAACAAAGGGGCGCTCTTATTAAATTCTCATTTTGGACCCTACATGATGGTTATGCCGGCTCTCGGTTACAGAGGCTATCGGGTTAACCAGGTAGCTATTCAGGGAGACCCTCCAACAGTAGCCAGAAAAGGTTTTTACTGGTACGCTAATGAAGCCAAATTTCAGGCTGTGGAAAAACTGATGCCTGTAAATTTCATAAATGCAAGCATCCCCATTGGAGACAAGAACGGTTTAAGAAATATGTCTATGAGAGATGTCATGCTTGCTTTGCAAAGAAATGAGGTTGTACTGTTTCCTTCAACCGGACGAGGCGGCAGAAAGTGGGCAGAGGCACAATTTCTGGGCCGCACCGTAAATTTTAATATATCCCCCTTCAAACTTGCCGTTAAAACCGGAACAGCACTACTGCCTGTGTTTCTCATTGACCTTCGGGACGGCGTAGCAAAAATGGTTGTTGAGCCTGCATTAGATGTTTCGGAAAGCGATACTTCTGAAACCCTTCTGGATAAGTACCTGGCTGTTTTGACAAAATATGTTAGACTGCACCCTGAGCAATTTGCTTACTTTCTCTATGAAATGAAGTTGAATTCATGGTGGGATGATCATCCTTTTTTCACCGATTACAAAACCAGCAGGCTATCCGTTAAAAAAACTTGA
- the hslV gene encoding ATP-dependent protease subunit HslV, whose product MFEGTTIICVRRDGKVAISGDGQVTFGSTVLKHNAKKLRRMYNDKVLAGFAGATADAFTLFEKFEGKLETYRGNLTRAAVELAKDWRMDKILRRLEALLLISDKDTTLIISGTGDVIEPEHGIAAIGSGGTYAFAAARALFDNTSLSAAEIANKSMEIAAEICIYTNKNITTEELNG is encoded by the coding sequence ATGTTTGAGGGGACAACGATAATATGTGTAAGAAGGGACGGCAAGGTAGCAATCTCAGGGGACGGTCAGGTGACATTTGGCTCAACCGTGCTGAAACATAATGCAAAGAAATTACGACGAATGTACAATGATAAAGTGCTGGCTGGATTTGCAGGCGCCACTGCGGATGCTTTTACGCTGTTTGAAAAATTTGAGGGGAAACTTGAAACGTATCGCGGCAATCTGACCCGCGCTGCCGTTGAGCTTGCTAAGGACTGGCGCATGGATAAGATTTTAAGGCGGCTTGAGGCTCTGCTTCTCATTTCAGATAAGGACACGACTTTGATTATATCCGGCACAGGGGATGTCATTGAACCTGAGCACGGGATAGCGGCAATTGGCTCAGGGGGCACCTATGCCTTTGCGGCAGCAAGAGCGCTCTTTGATAACACCTCACTGAGTGCTGCTGAGATTGCTAACAAGTCTATGGAAATAGCCGCCGAGATTTGCATATATACCAATAAAAATATCACAACAGAGGAGCTAAATGGATAA
- a CDS encoding HigA family addiction module antidote protein, translating into MGENEMTTLNNIHPGEILKEEFLMPMCISVYRLYKETGLTQTRLSQIIKGKRNITTETALKLGKYFNVPPEFWLNLQTLYDLEEAKKIYSKEVEAITPCSVN; encoded by the coding sequence ATAGGAGAAAATGAAATGACTACTTTAAACAATATTCACCCCGGAGAGATACTTAAAGAGGAGTTTCTTATGCCTATGTGTATATCTGTATATAGACTCTATAAAGAAACCGGATTAACTCAGACACGTCTAAGCCAAATCATAAAAGGTAAAAGAAATATAACAACCGAAACCGCTTTGAAGCTTGGTAAATATTTTAATGTTCCACCTGAGTTTTGGTTAAACCTGCAAACCCTTTATGATTTGGAGGAGGCTAAAAAAATATACTCTAAGGAGGTTGAGGCCATAACTCCGTGTTCCGTTAACTAA
- a CDS encoding DUF58 domain-containing protein, which produces MPTKLGDRMQHGIKVNKAGTIYIVLSILIGVSATNTGNNLIYLITAAILSFMAISGAFGRKNIFKLQVMLEFPDDVYANREFPLRVTLINQKTYLPASLVRVRVYGNEILFPYVGPNAKEQKTVQMQFPHRGITTIDSIEVSSVYPFNLFTRYRQLEIKTDIVVYPEPRKCSIPLISEKTRFSKGESSSDRAGYDSELISVRDYVAGDPLKYVHWKATARTGTLKTKELSSLTFQPVVIDFENFPVESLENRISGITYLIIELSKKKTPIGLKTKGKIFKPDTSSVSKRSMLRHLALLPSQF; this is translated from the coding sequence ATGCCAACGAAGTTAGGCGATAGAATGCAGCATGGTATAAAAGTTAACAAAGCCGGTACTATTTACATTGTGCTGTCGATACTTATCGGTGTGTCGGCTACAAACACGGGTAACAATCTCATATACCTTATAACGGCGGCAATTTTAAGTTTTATGGCCATCTCTGGAGCGTTTGGCAGAAAGAATATTTTTAAGCTTCAGGTCATGCTTGAGTTTCCTGATGATGTATATGCTAACAGGGAGTTTCCGCTGCGTGTAACGCTGATTAATCAAAAGACATATTTGCCGGCCTCACTTGTAAGGGTCAGAGTTTACGGCAATGAAATTCTGTTTCCTTATGTCGGGCCAAACGCTAAAGAGCAAAAAACTGTGCAGATGCAGTTTCCTCATAGGGGAATTACAACTATTGACTCCATAGAGGTTTCCTCGGTTTACCCATTTAATTTGTTTACCAGATATCGTCAATTAGAAATTAAAACCGATATTGTAGTCTATCCTGAGCCTCGCAAATGCAGCATTCCTCTTATAAGCGAAAAGACAAGATTTTCTAAAGGCGAGAGTTCTTCAGACAGAGCAGGGTATGATTCAGAGTTAATCTCAGTGCGGGATTACGTGGCAGGCGACCCCCTTAAGTACGTTCATTGGAAAGCCACAGCACGCACAGGCACACTTAAGACCAAAGAGCTGTCCTCGCTGACATTTCAGCCGGTAGTGATTGATTTTGAAAATTTTCCTGTCGAATCGTTAGAAAATAGAATTTCCGGTATAACTTATCTGATAATTGAATTATCTAAAAAGAAGACACCTATTGGACTTAAAACCAAAGGTAAAATTTTTAAGCCGGATACATCGTCTGTTTCAAAACGCTCCATGCTTAGACACCTGGCCTTATTGCCAAGTCAATTTTAA
- a CDS encoding hybrid sensor histidine kinase/response regulator yields the protein MDININKLSELSETRVMVVEDEWIIATNLQNVLEDMGLTVTGVILSGEEALRRAEDNRPDVVLMDILLHGKMDGIETAEKLRELYDIPVVYLTSHTDEHTFQRAKGSGPFGYLVKPFERTELRYAIEMAVYKHRMERELREKSRQLEELNKSLKLKVKEEVERGRHREHMLIQQSKLAAMGEMMFNIAHHWRQPLNIIGLLIQDLDEASTFGEINDEYVKKMSSDTMEQLNLMSKTISDFSNFCRPSDTKIVFDIKEALDNVVALVKSQLENNQIDIITRKADGSGFKPNSYMTEGYPGEFKQVILSILNNAKDAIFSKRVSGSCLHGENGEIIIEFSEKEDSLCVSIKDNGEGISDSVRDRIFEPYFTTKSDGIGIGLYMSKLIIESYMNGKLYVSSTDAGAMFTVQLQRQTQ from the coding sequence ATGGACATTAATATTAATAAGCTAAGTGAATTGTCTGAGACACGCGTAATGGTTGTTGAGGATGAGTGGATAATAGCAACCAATCTCCAAAACGTGCTTGAGGATATGGGGCTTACCGTAACAGGGGTGATTCTCTCCGGCGAAGAGGCTCTTAGGCGGGCAGAGGACAACAGACCTGACGTTGTTCTTATGGACATCCTGCTGCACGGTAAAATGGACGGCATAGAGACGGCCGAGAAATTAAGAGAACTTTACGATATTCCGGTAGTGTATCTGACCTCCCACACTGACGAACACACGTTTCAAAGGGCAAAGGGTTCCGGGCCATTTGGTTATCTGGTTAAACCGTTTGAAAGAACCGAGTTAAGGTATGCCATAGAAATGGCCGTGTATAAGCACAGGATGGAGAGGGAGCTAAGGGAGAAATCACGGCAGTTAGAGGAGTTAAACAAATCCCTTAAGCTTAAGGTTAAAGAAGAGGTGGAAAGAGGCCGGCACAGAGAGCATATGTTAATTCAGCAGTCTAAACTTGCGGCCATGGGAGAGATGATGTTTAATATTGCCCATCACTGGAGACAGCCGTTAAATATCATAGGCTTACTGATTCAGGACCTTGATGAGGCCTCCACGTTTGGCGAAATTAACGACGAATATGTGAAGAAAATGTCCAGTGATACTATGGAGCAGCTTAACCTAATGTCAAAAACAATATCCGATTTCAGTAATTTTTGCAGACCCTCGGATACAAAGATAGTGTTTGATATTAAAGAAGCGTTGGACAATGTGGTTGCTCTTGTGAAAAGCCAGCTTGAAAATAACCAAATAGATATAATAACCCGTAAGGCTGACGGAAGCGGTTTTAAACCGAACTCGTATATGACAGAGGGTTACCCTGGTGAGTTTAAACAAGTAATCCTTAGCATTTTAAATAATGCCAAAGATGCAATTTTTTCAAAGCGAGTGAGCGGCAGCTGTTTGCATGGCGAAAACGGCGAAATCATAATAGAGTTTAGTGAAAAAGAGGATTCATTATGCGTAAGTATCAAAGACAATGGAGAGGGAATTTCCGACTCGGTACGGGACAGAATTTTTGAACCCTATTTTACGACAAAAAGCGACGGCATAGGGATAGGTCTATACATGTCTAAACTTATAATAGAAAGCTATATGAATGGCAAGCTGTACGTTAGCAGTACAGATGCGGGTGCCATGTTTACGGTACAACTACAAAGACAAACACAATAA
- a CDS encoding ABC transporter ATP-binding protein, translating into MSHHLVEFRDVYYSYPDGTLALDGVSFRVLHGESVGIVGANGAGKSTLLMHINGTLTPSKGSITIGDVEINSKNKQDIRKKVGVVFQNPDDQLFMSTVFEDVAFGPLNLGFSKDKVRDVTTEALSQVGCLELKDRAPHHISSGQKSRVAIATVLAMSPDILVMDEPASNLDPKSRRFLINLLRNFYHTKIIASHDLDLILDTCQRCIIIKEGKIAADKPAMELLADSKLLEENNLELPLTLQGR; encoded by the coding sequence ATGAGCCATCATCTCGTAGAGTTCAGAGATGTTTACTATAGCTATCCTGACGGCACTTTAGCGCTTGACGGAGTATCCTTTAGAGTGCTGCATGGGGAATCGGTGGGAATAGTGGGAGCAAATGGGGCCGGGAAATCAACGCTTCTTATGCACATTAACGGAACACTGACCCCCTCAAAAGGCTCCATTACAATTGGCGATGTAGAGATAAACTCAAAAAATAAACAAGACATAAGAAAAAAGGTAGGTGTGGTGTTTCAAAATCCGGATGATCAACTATTTATGTCAACCGTGTTTGAGGATGTGGCTTTTGGCCCTCTTAACTTAGGGTTTAGCAAAGATAAGGTAAGAGACGTGACTACTGAGGCACTGTCTCAGGTAGGATGCCTTGAGTTAAAAGACCGTGCGCCTCATCACATCTCAAGCGGGCAAAAGAGCAGAGTAGCCATAGCAACAGTGCTTGCAATGTCTCCAGATATTCTGGTTATGGATGAGCCTGCGTCTAATCTTGACCCTAAATCACGGAGATTTTTAATTAATCTACTTAGAAATTTCTATCACACTAAAATCATAGCCTCTCATGATCTTGATCTTATTCTGGATACCTGTCAGCGTTGCATCATAATTAAAGAGGGGAAAATAGCGGCAGATAAGCCGGCAATGGAGCTTCTTGCCGATTCAAAGCTGCTTGAAGAAAACAATCTTGAGTTACCTTTGACTCTGCAGGGGCGGTAA
- a CDS encoding response regulator — protein sequence MKALVVEDEFRSRTLLQRIMSRYGDCDVAINGHEAIEAFVHAWKEEHPYDLICMDIMMPEMDGQQALKDIREIEKKAGIEQDHRVKIIMTTAYDIQEEKDEAFEWGCTDYLVKPIDKNKLLDLLKKYNFAE from the coding sequence ATGAAAGCCTTAGTGGTAGAGGACGAGTTCAGAAGCAGGACTCTTTTACAAAGGATAATGTCACGATATGGGGACTGTGATGTTGCAATCAACGGGCATGAGGCGATAGAAGCCTTTGTTCACGCATGGAAAGAAGAACATCCCTATGATCTCATCTGTATGGATATCATGATGCCTGAGATGGACGGTCAGCAGGCCCTTAAGGATATAAGGGAAATTGAGAAAAAAGCCGGCATTGAGCAGGACCATAGAGTTAAAATCATCATGACTACAGCGTATGACATTCAGGAGGAAAAGGATGAAGCCTTTGAATGGGGATGCACAGATTATCTCGTAAAACCCATTGACAAGAACAAATTACTTGACCTGCTTAAAAAATATAACTTTGCAGAGTAG